TTAGAAAAAATTCCATTATTTTGAAGATATTTTGAAATAGCATTCATTCTTAATAAAGAAAACATTTGATTTTTATTATATTTTTCAGATTTATCACAATGACCTTGAATAAAAACTTTAATTTTTTTTAAAGAATTTTTTTTAATAGAATTAATTAATTTATTTAAAACATTTTTTTCATTATGAGTTAATTTAAAACTTTTATTAGGAAATGTAATTAATTGATTAAATTTAAAAACTTTTGGACTAAAAAAATTTAAAGAAAATATTTTTTTTGAAGATTTTGGTAAAATATTTTTAAAACTCCATAAAAAATTTATATTTATAGAATTTAAATCATTATGTTGAATATTTTGTTTAGATAATAAATGCATTTTTCTTTCAAATTCAATTCTTGTAAATAAATTTTTCTTTATTTGAAATTGAAAACCTGCGCTTATTAATGGAGATACATTTTGAGCTAAAAAGTTTTGCGGATTTTTTTTATAATTATGATATAAATTTTTATTAATATCTAAAGATGCTCCTGCTCGACTATAAAAATAAATTTTATTAGTTATAGGAATTGAAAATTTTGCTGTAAATTCTAAATTTTGTTGTGGATAAAAAATAAATTTTTTTTTAAAAGAACTAGCGTAATCATAACTTCTTTTAAATAATAAATTTTTTTTTAATTCATCTTTATTAATTGGTAATGGATTTTTTGGTGTTTTTACTCTTTCTACTGGATATAATTGATCTACTAATGGATTTTTTCTTTTTGCTTGCATTTCTTTAATTTGTTCTTCTCTTGATTTTTCTTTAGTTACATTTTCTACATATAAACCATAAGAATTTTTATTTGTTTCATCTGAATTTAAAAAATTCACTTTTGCAGGGAAATTCTTAAAAGTATTATTATAAGATAATTCAATTGAAAAATATGGATTATATTGATAACCTATGCAAAATCCAAATAATGATGTTTTCCAAAAATCTTTATAAGAATCACTTACATTTAATAAATCAATTAAAGTTGGATTATTAGGTTGAACAAAAGAACCTTTAGTTCCAATATAAAAAGAATCTACATGAGGTTTTATTTTTGCTTCTGCTGTTGAAATACAACTACCTAATAATAAAGAAAGAAATATTGTTTTATTTTTCATTAAATACTCCATTTTTTAAAATTAAAATAATAGTTAAAAATTATTTTATATATAATATATTAAATTTTTTAACAAATATTTTAAAAAATTTTTTAAATAAAAATATACAAAATAAAAAATATTAAAAATATTTTTAAAATTTATTTTTTAAAATTTACACAATAGATTTTTATTTAATAAAATTATTTTAATATTTTTTATTTTTTAAAAATATATTCTTTTAAATATTATAAAATAAATATTAAAATAATAAAAGAATAAATAAATATCTTTAAAAAATACTTTTAAAAAATTTTTTATAAAATTAAATTTTTTTATTATTATTAAAATAATATAAAATAAAAAATAGATTAAGATAAATATTGCATATTAAATAATAAAATAGTATTTTATAAAAATAAATAAAAAATATACTTTTTTATATATTTTCATATTATAATTAAATAAAAATAATTATTTATATAGATATTTTTTTATATTTATAAAAATAAAAAATATTTATTATGAAAATAAATATTTTAAAAATTATTATAACACTTTAAATAGGTTTAAAAAAAATGAATAATTCAATTACAAATAATTCTATTTTAAATGCTATTAATTACAATAAAAACATTTATAAAAACAATTTAAAAAAAACAACATCAGAAAATAATTTACAAGCAAATTTTTTAAAAATTTTATTAAATAAAATAGATAACAAAAATATTACAAAAAATTCTTTTAAAAATGAATTGGGATCTAATTTAAATAATTTTAAAAACGTAAAAAAAATATATGATGAAGAATACGATGTTCAATTTTCTCCAATCTATCAAGATTCTGCAGATTATTCTTCTTTAGTAAATAGAAAAGTTTTAATTGAAACTTCTGAATTATTTTTAACTAATCCAATTATAGTTGGAGCAAAGTTTCCTAAAGATATTCAAAATGTAAGAATAGTTATTTCAGACGATAATAGAAATATTATTTTCTCAAAAGACTTAGGTCCTTCTCCTGCAGGAGAAAATGTATATAATATTGATAGAAATGAAATAGATAGTAAATATTATAATACTGATTCTCGTTTTCCTTCTGTATATAACTTTGCAATAGTTGCAAAAAATCAATTTGAAATTGTTCCAGCAACACGATTAAGTTGTGCTGTTGTGAAAAATGTTATACAAACTAGAAATAATGTATTACTTGATCTTGGATCATTAGGATGTCATCCATTTACAAGTGTTGTTAAAATACTTTAAAAAATTTTATTTTTGTATAATTTATAAAAAATTTTAATATATATTTAAAAATATAAATTTAATAAAAAATATTTATTAAAATAAATTTTTTTCAAAATCACATAAAAAAATAACCTATTTTCATTTAAAAAAATAAATATTATAGGTTATTTTTTAAAAAATTTTTTTAAAAAAAAATTAATATAAAAAAATAAATCTTTTATTTTTTATATAGTTTATAAAACTTTCAAAAAAAAATAATTAACGAATTAAAATAATATTTTTTATTTAATAAATAAATTATTTAAGGTCTATTTATGTTAAATTTTTTTTTATTTATAATAAAAAATATATTTTTTTTTAATATTATATTTTGTTATAATCCATTTTTTTTTACTTCTAATAAATTAATTTTAAATTTAATATATAATAATAATAAAAACTTATACATAAAAAAAAAAAATTATTATAAAAAATTTAATAATAAAAATAATTTTGAATCATTTTTTGAACATTCTAATCATTCTATAAAAGTTGGAGATTTGATTACTGTTATTTTAAACGAAAATATTCAAGAAAAAAATATAAATAAAACAAAAAAAAAAAAAAATAAAAAAAAATTAAAAAAAAAATCATTTAATTTAAAAAATATTAATATATTTAATAAAAATTTATTATTTAAAAAAAAAAATTATTATAAAAAATTCAAACAAGACTTTTATTCTCATAAACTTAAATTTCAAAACACAATTACAGTTATTGTAAAACATGTTTTAAAAAATGGATTATTAAAAGTATTTGGAAAAAAAATAATTTTCTTAAATAATAAAAATCAATTTATTAAATTTTCAGGAATAATTAATCCTTTAGATGTCAATAAAAAAAATGTTATAAATTCTAATAAAGTAATAAATATAAAAATTAAATTTTTTTGCAATAAAAAATTAAAATTATGTAAAAAAAAATTTTTTAAAAAAAATTTTTTATAAATTTTTAAACAAAATAAAAAATTTAATAAAAATATTTATTTTAATTAAATATTTTTTAAATATAAATGTTAAGGATTAATATGATAAAAAATTTTTTTTTAAAAATATTTTTATTTATTTTAATTTATTCTATATATTCAAATTCTTATGCATATCAAATAAAAGATTTAATAAAAGTAAGAAAAATGAATGTTCAATTAATAGGATATGGAATTGTTATTGGATTAAATGGAACAGGAGATCAATGTTTTCAATCTCCTTATACAAAAGAAAGTCTAGATAATATATTAAAAAAGTTAAATATAAAAATATCTAGTAATATAAATTATAATACTCAAAATACTGCTATTGTAATAGTTACAGCAGATGTTCCATCTTTTACTAATATAGGAGATAAAATAAATGTATGTGTTTCATCAATAGGATCTGCTAAAAATTTAAAAGGAGGCATACTTCTTACAACTCCTTTAAGAGGATTAGATAAAAGAATATATGCATTTGCTCAAGGACATTTATCTTCATATTATTTTAATAAAAATAAAAAAAATTATTTACATTTTGAACAATTTAATAAAGGAAAAATAATAAAAGGAGCAACAATAAAAAAAAAAATAAGAAATTTTTTTAAAACAAAATTTTATATATTAAAATTAAAAAAAAATACATTATTTACTTCTAAAAAAATTAGTGATTTAATTAATAAAAAATATCCTAATATATCTCATTCGATTGATGATAATACAATACAAATAAACTATAATTTTAATGGAAGATTAAATATGAAAATTTTTAATTCTATTAGAGAAATAAAATTATTTCCTAAATTAGGATATAAAATTTTTATAAATTTAGATAATAAAATTATAAAATTTAACAATAATTTAAATATTTCTACAAACAAAATTTTTAACAAAAAAATTTTGTTTAATGTATATAAAAAATATAAAAAAAAGTTTTTTTTAAATAATAAAAAATATTTTAATAAAGTTTTATATCATAAAGCAAAAAAATATGATAAATTTAAAAATATTATATATAAATTTCAAAATTTAGGAATTATAAAAAAAGAATTAATAAAAGTTTTAAAATTTTTTAAAAAAATGCAATTTATTAATTGTAATTTAAAAATTATTAAAAAAAAATAATAAATTTTTAAATATTAAAATAAATTAAATATAATTTAATTAAAAATATTAAAATTATTTTTTAATTTCTTGATTAGTATATAACTTTTGTCTGCACATTTCTAATAAACCAAATTTAGATATTTTTCCAATTTTAATTTTAGAAAGTTCTTTTCTAGATAATTTTTTTAAAAAATTTTCAATTTTTTTAATATTTTCTTTTTTAGACATATTAATAAAATCTATAATTATAATTCCACCTAGATCACGAATTCTTAATTGTTTCAAAATTTCAAATAAAGATTCAAAATTTGTATGAAAAGCTGTTTCTTCAAAATTAGCTCCTTTTTTAGAACGTGATGAATTAACATCAATTACAATTAATGCTTCTGTTGAATCAATTGTTAAAGATCCACCAGATAAAAGATTAATTTTTTTTTTATACATATTTGAAATCTGAGAACTTATTTTATAATAATCAAAAATTTTTAAATTGTTTTTAAAAATTTTAAATTTTTTTAATATTTTGTTTTCTTTAAAAAGAGATAACAATTTTTTAATTTTATAAAATAAATGTTTATTGTTAATGATAATTTTATTTAAATCATAATTTATACAATAATTTATTATAAATATTTCAATATTTTTTTTTTGATAAATTTTTATTGGATATTTATTTTTTTTTTTTTGTATTTCTGTAATTTTCCAATTTTTTATTTGAATATTACAATCTATTTGAATATCATTAATTTCTTTTTTTTCTGCAGAAGTTCGTAATATAATTCCCATATTTTTAGGAATTTTTAATTTTAAAATTATTTTTTTTAAACGTATTCGGTGCTTTCCTACAATTTTTTTAGAAATTTTTTTTATACTAGGTTTATAAAGAAGAAGTATTGAATAAATTCCAAAAAAATTAATAAATGTCGTTAATAACGCACATTTTTTTTTTGTTTTTTCTTTTAAAATTTGAACTACAACAGTTTTTTTTATATTTTTTTGAAATATATTTTTAAAAGGTAAAAACCCATTTTTTTTTTCTCCATAATCTATAAATACAACTTCTAAACTACTTTCTATATTTTTAATATTTCCAATATAAATATCATTTTTTTTATCTAAAAAATAATTTTTTTTAAAAAAATTATTTAAATTTTTATTATTTATAATAGCAATTTCTATATTTTTTTTAGAAATGTTAATTAACATTTTATTCATAAAATATAAACTCTTTTTTGTTATTATAATAAATTTTTTTTAATTAAACATCAATATAAATCTTTTAACATTAATTTTCAAAAAATTTATTTTTAAAAGAAATAAGGTATTTTTATGAATTTTAAAAGAACTAAAGTATCATTTGAAAAAGTAAATATAATATCTAAAAAACAAAGAATTGATAATTTCCTTATAAAAAAATTCAAAAAAGTTCCAAAAAATAAAATATATAGTATAATAAGAAAAGGTAGAATAAGAATTAATAAAAAAAGAGTTCAAGCAAAATATAAATTAAAAATTGGTGATTTAATAAGAATACCCCCTTTAAATATTTATAATTTTAAAAGAAAAATTAAAATAAATAATATTCAAAAAAAAATGTTAAATAATATTTTATATGAAGATAATATAATTTTAATAATAAATAAACCATCTGGATTATCTGTGCATGGAGGTAGTGGAATAGATTATGGAATTATAGAAAGTTTAAGAATTTTAAGACCATTAGAAAAATATCTTGAATTAATTCATCGTATAGATCGATACACGTCTGGAATATTAATGATTGCTAAAAAAAAATCTGCATTAATTTATTTTCATAAACAATTATATAAAAAAAATATTAAAAAAAAATATCTTGCTTTAGTTCATGGAAGATGTTTATTTAAAAAAAAAATTGTTGATACTCCTTTACTTATAAAAAATATTGTTAAAAAAAAAAAAATGGTTACTATTAATAGTATAGGAAAATCTTCTAAAACAGTTTTTAAAAAAATTAAGAGAAATAATTTATATAGTTTAATATCTGCTAAACCAATTACAGGACGGACGCATCAAATAAGAGTTCATTCTAAATTTTTAGGACACCCAATACTTTTTGATAACAGGTATGGAAATAATAAATTAGATAAATTATTTAAACAAAAAGAAATTAAAAAAAATCTTCTTTTACATGCAAAAAAAATTACTTTTTTTCATCCTATACTTAAAAAAAATATAATTATCAAAGCACCTTTAGAAAAGAATTTTAAAAAAATTATAAAATTTCTATTTTAAAATTTTTTTAAAAAATTACTACTTGAATAATTTTATTATTTATTATATATAATAATTATAAATTATTTATAATTTAAATAGGAAAAAAATGGCTGTTCAAAAAAGCAAACCAACTAGATCTAAAAGAGGAATGAGAAGATCTCATGATTCATTAAATAAATTTATAAATTTAATTTCAATTGATCCAAAATCAAAAGAAAAACATATAAGACATCATATGACAAAAAAAGGATATTATAAAGGACAAAAAATTATTTAAAAAAAAATAAATGGTTTAAAAAATGTTAAAATTTGCAATGATTTTTCCAGGACATGGAACACATCACATTCATATAATAAAAAAAATTTATAAAAATTATCCTGTAATAAAAAATACATTTGAAAAAGCTTCAGAATATTTAAAATATAATATTTGGAAAAAAATTTCTAATAAAGAATTAAAAAATAATAAACTTTCACAAATTGAAATTTTAATTACTTCAATTTCAATATTTAAATTATGGAAAAAAATTATTGGAATTCATCCAAAAATAATGACTGGTCATAGTTTAGGTCAATATTCTGCATATGCATGCAGCAAAGTTTTAAAATTATCTGATGTAATAAAAATCGTTCAGTACAGAGAGAAAATTATGAAAAATAATAAAGGTTGTATGACTGCTATTATTGGATTAAAAAAAAAAATTTTTTAAAAATATGTAAAAAATTATTAAGAAAAAAAAAAATTTCTCTTGCTTGTATAAATTCTAATACTCAAATAATTATTACAGGTAACAAAAAAAATATTAAAAAAGCATCAAAAAAATGTAAAAAATTTGGCGCTAAACATATTATAAAATTACCTATTAATACTATCTCTCATTGTTCATCTATGAAGAATATAAGAAATTTATTATTTAAAAAATGTCAAAAAATTTCTTTTAAAAAACCAAAATATTTAATTGTAGATAGTGCAAAAATTAAATTTATAAAAAATTCGATAAAAATGAAAAATTATTTAATTAATCAATTAACCCAAACAATAAATTGGGAAAAAACTATTAATTTAATAATATCAAAAAATATTCATTATTTTATAGAAGTTAGTACATCTAATATTTTAAATAAATTAAATCATAATAAAAAAAATTATATACCTATATACTTAAACAAAATATTCAATTTAAAATAAATAAAATTATTATAATGAAAAAAATTCATGTTTTAATTACCGGAGCTGGAAGCGGAATAGGTAAATCTATTTTAAAAAAATTTTTAAAAAAAAAGTATTATATTATAGGTACTTCTAAAAATCCATCTAAAATT
The window above is part of the Buchnera aphidicola (Periphyllus testudinaceus) genome. Proteins encoded here:
- a CDS encoding OmpA family protein, with protein sequence MKNKTIFLSLLLGSCISTAEAKIKPHVDSFYIGTKGSFVQPNNPTLIDLLNVSDSYKDFWKTSLFGFCIGYQYNPYFSIELSYNNTFKNFPAKVNFLNSDETNKNSYGLYVENVTKEKSREEQIKEMQAKRKNPLVDQLYPVERVKTPKNPLPINKDELKKNLLFKRSYDYASSFKKKFIFYPQQNLEFTAKFSIPITNKIYFYSRAGASLDINKNLYHNYKKNPQNFLAQNVSPLISAGFQFQIKKNLFTRIEFERKMHLLSKQNIQHNDLNSININFLWSFKNILPKSSKKIFSLNFFSPKVFKFNQLITFPNKSFKLTHNEKNVLNKLINSIKKNSLKKIKVFIQGHCDKSEKYNKNQMFSLLRMNAISKYLQNNGIFSKQIVIKDNTNLKSITKNLCNKQTNKKFLRLCLSPDRRVEIFIEGVK
- a CDS encoding flagellar hook assembly protein FlgD — protein: MNNSITNNSILNAINYNKNIYKNNLKKTTSENNLQANFLKILLNKIDNKNITKNSFKNELGSNLNNFKNVKKIYDEEYDVQFSPIYQDSADYSSLVNRKVLIETSELFLTNPIIVGAKFPKDIQNVRIVISDDNRNIIFSKDLGPSPAGENVYNIDRNEIDSKYYNTDSRFPSVYNFAIVAKNQFEIVPATRLSCAVVKNVIQTRNNVLLDLGSLGCHPFTSVVKIL
- a CDS encoding flagellar basal body L-ring protein FlgH; translated protein: MLNFFLFIIKNIFFFNIIFCYNPFFFTSNKLILNLIYNNNKNLYIKKKNYYKKFNNKNNFESFFEHSNHSIKVGDLITVILNENIQEKNINKTKKKKNKKKLKKKSFNLKNINIFNKNLLFKKKNYYKKFKQDFYSHKLKFQNTITVIVKHVLKNGLLKVFGKKIIFLNNKNQFIKFSGIINPLDVNKKNVINSNKVINIKIKFFCNKKLKLCKKKFFKKNFL
- a CDS encoding flagellar basal body P-ring protein FlgI, with protein sequence MIKNFFLKIFLFILIYSIYSNSYAYQIKDLIKVRKMNVQLIGYGIVIGLNGTGDQCFQSPYTKESLDNILKKLNIKISSNINYNTQNTAIVIVTADVPSFTNIGDKINVCVSSIGSAKNLKGGILLTTPLRGLDKRIYAFAQGHLSSYYFNKNKKNYLHFEQFNKGKIIKGATIKKKIRNFFKTKFYILKLKKNTLFTSKKISDLINKKYPNISHSIDDNTIQINYNFNGRLNMKIFNSIREIKLFPKLGYKIFINLDNKIIKFNNNLNISTNKIFNKKILFNVYKKYKKKFFLNNKKYFNKVLYHKAKKYDKFKNIIYKFQNLGIIKKELIKVLKFFKKMQFINCNLKIIKKK
- a CDS encoding ribonuclease E/G, whose product is MNKMLINISKKNIEIAIINNKNLNNFFKKNYFLDKKNDIYIGNIKNIESSLEVVFIDYGEKKNGFLPFKNIFQKNIKKTVVVQILKEKTKKKCALLTTFINFFGIYSILLLYKPSIKKISKKIVGKHRIRLKKIILKLKIPKNMGIILRTSAEKKEINDIQIDCNIQIKNWKITEIQKKKNKYPIKIYQKKNIEIFIINYCINYDLNKIIINNKHLFYKIKKLLSLFKENKILKKFKIFKNNLKIFDYYKISSQISNMYKKKINLLSGGSLTIDSTEALIVIDVNSSRSKKGANFEETAFHTNFESLFEILKQLRIRDLGGIIIIDFINMSKKENIKKIENFLKKLSRKELSKIKIGKISKFGLLEMCRQKLYTNQEIKK
- a CDS encoding RluA family pseudouridine synthase — protein: MNFKRTKVSFEKVNIISKKQRIDNFLIKKFKKVPKNKIYSIIRKGRIRINKKRVQAKYKLKIGDLIRIPPLNIYNFKRKIKINNIQKKMLNNILYEDNIILIINKPSGLSVHGGSGIDYGIIESLRILRPLEKYLELIHRIDRYTSGILMIAKKKSALIYFHKQLYKKNIKKKYLALVHGRCLFKKKIVDTPLLIKNIVKKKKMVTINSIGKSSKTVFKKIKRNNLYSLISAKPITGRTHQIRVHSKFLGHPILFDNRYGNNKLDKLFKQKEIKKNLLLHAKKITFFHPILKKNIIIKAPLEKNFKKIIKFLF
- the rpmF gene encoding 50S ribosomal protein L32; amino-acid sequence: MAVQKSKPTRSKRGMRRSHDSLNKFINLISIDPKSKEKHIRHHMTKKGYYKGQKII
- a CDS encoding ACP S-malonyltransferase; amino-acid sequence: MLKFAMIFPGHGTHHIHIIKKIYKNYPVIKNTFEKASEYLKYNIWKKISNKELKNNKLSQIEILITSISIFKLWKKIIGIHPKIMTGHSLGQYSAYACSKVLKLSDVIKIVQYREKIMKNNKGCMTAIIGLKKKIF